In Anopheles gambiae chromosome 2, idAnoGambNW_F1_1, whole genome shotgun sequence, a single window of DNA contains:
- the LOC1274965 gene encoding myeloid differentiation primary response protein MyD88: MLDNPVKPTEVSVKNRIDLAVVPLEALSSRTRELVAELLNHKRIFTSEDGYFRDWRGVFDVIGIPKSFLPLVSTNPNPTRCLLDLWQSETHQCKREPNLAELQCVLGCIDRWDILDDTSKMFERDAEQFLLREQKRAAQRGRETEATESKVSADSDIITRDDTSDHKQQYDAFILFADADIEFASKMVDKLEARGLQLCLRDRDILGGSNFEHEVISRLISERCRRVVVIISKAFLASPLNDFTVTFAQALQIEQKARKVIPCVYDRCELPPHLRYTCRLDYQRSQNLYNFWDKLAESIRDTPRKVGLEVSGRELPAPQKPPVHSKPVELIGPPQPLPKVGVEQPPLVVKLPSAPEQDSRTGSLKKSHSFWDIFSNFGHKKDKLNGSTSQLNLNEMATPLPSPKKVGSSPLALIRRDKKQPPAASASSAPSEYPLDLPPVTKPVKSKKKWYKPGSRKLASAV, from the exons ATGTTGGATAATCCCGTAAAACCGACGGAGGTCAGCGTGAAGAATCGGATCGATTTGGCGGTGGTTCCCCTGGAAGCTTTAAGCTCACGGACACGGGAGTTGGTAGCCGAGTTGCTGAATCACAAACGAATATTCACGTCCGAGGATGGCTACTTTCGTGACTGGCGCGGTGTGTTCGATGTCATTGGCATTCCCAAAAGCTTCCTACCGCTGGTGTCTACCAATCCGAATCCGACCCGCTGCCTGCTGGACCTCTGGCAAAGCGAAACCCATCAGTGTAAGCGCGAACCGAACCTGGCCGAACTGCAATGCGTGCTCGGTTGTATCGACCGTTGGGATATACTGGACGACACTTCCAAAATGTTTG AGCGTGATGCAGAACAGTTTCTACTGCGGGAGCAAAAGCGTGCTGCACAGCGGGGGCGCGAAACGGAAGCGACCGAATCGAAGGTCAGCGCGGATAGCGACATTATCACGCGGGACGATACGTCAGACCACAAGCAGCAGTACGATGCGTTCATCCTGTTCGCCGACGCAGACATAGAATTTGCCTCGAAAATGGTGGACAAGCTGGAGGCGCGCGGGCTGCAGCTATGCCTGCGCGATCGTGACATACTGGGTGGAAGCAATTTTGAGCACGAAGTCATTTCCCGCCTCATATCGGAACGCTGCCGGCGCGTGGTGGTGATCATTTCCAAAGCCTTCCTGGCCAGCCCGCTGAACGACTTCACCGTCACCTTTGCCCAGGCGCTGCAGATAGAGCAAAAGGCGCGCAAGGTGATACCGTGCGTGTACGATCGGTGCGAGCTTCCGCCCCACCTGCGCTACACCTGCCGGCTGGACTACCAGCGGTCGCAAAATCTGTACAACTTTTGGGACAAGCTGGCCGAATCGATACGCGATACGCCCCGGAAGGTGGGCTTGGAGGTGAGCGGGCGCGAGTTGCCAGCACCGCAGAAGCCACCGGTCCACAGCAAACCGGTGGAATTGATTGGCCCACCGCAGCCGCTACCGAAGGTGGGAGTTGAGCAGCCCCCGTTGGTCGTGAAGCTTCCTAGCGCGCCAGAGCAGGACAGTCGCACCGGAAGCCTTAAAAAATCACACTCCTTTTGGGACATTTTCTCAAACTTTGGCCACAAAAAGGACAAACTGAACGGGAGCACCTCGCAGCTAAACCTAAACGAAATGGCTACCCCGTTACCCAGCCCGAAGAAGGTGGGCTCTTCGCCGTTGGCACTGATCAGGCGCGATAAAAAGCAGCCCCCCGCTGCAAGTGCTTCGTCTGCTCCGTCCGAATATCCGCTAGATCTTCCGCCAGTGACCAAGCCAGTGAAGTCGAAAAAAAAGTGGTATAAGCCGGGCAGCCGCAAGCTAGCTAGCGCTGTGTAA